A region from the Podarcis raffonei isolate rPodRaf1 chromosome 11, rPodRaf1.pri, whole genome shotgun sequence genome encodes:
- the DHX29 gene encoding ATP-dependent RNA helicase DHX29 isoform X2: MISRRLTAKKLQDVYMALQGFSFKTEDIEEAMKNTILYGGDLHSALDWLCLNLSDDALPEGFSQQFGEEQQKTRAKFHSPLPRSETPQVPNNKKKEDDNEKKVNTGKHKDISMKEWILQYADQQSDEENSESVKNSEEEKFDPNERYLHLAGKLVEAKEQASSSKQDKNKQGQKVAQEKIRRIQQEMAGLEEHPVFNPAIKVTNQPSDKKKVPVPLEMGGALNLRMLEKPQAPPEEQKVKKKEPQDVRNFDYTARSWTGKSPKQFLIDWCRKHYPKCPNPSFEKVPAGRYWKCRVRVIKSADETMTAIPTILTEDSMQAQHLAATLALYQLTKGQSVHQLLPPTYREVWLEWSDTEKKKEEENKMETNKPRDQFIAKLLNKLKQQQPQQPLESKPQILEDAEDSWENLVSEEDFGGLSLDSPVTDDLEPARTLFKKLQNTPRYQRLLKEREQLPVFRYRHALIETLKKHRVVVVAGETGSGKSTQVPHFLLEDLLHNERNLNKCNIVCTQPRRISAVSLATRVCEELGCESGPGGRNSMCGYQIRMESRTGEATRLLYCTTGVLLRKLQEDVLLSNVSHVIVDEVHERSVQSDFLLIILREILHKRSDLHLILMSATVDSEKFSSYFTHCPILRISGRSYPVEVFHVEDVIEETGFILEKDSEYCQKFLEEEEEITINVTSKGGGVTKYQEHVPVQSSPGIDLGPYYQKFSSRTRQAIFYMNPYKINFDLILELLAFLDRTPQFKNVEGAVLIFLPGLAHIQQLHDLISTDRRFNLRERHQLIALHSVLSTQDQAAAFTLPPFGVRKIVLATNIAETGITIPDVVFVIDAGRTKENRYHESSQMSSLEETFVSKASALQRQGRAGRVRDGFCFRMYTRDRFESFADYSVPEILRVPLEELCLHIMKCNLGSPEEFLSKALDPPQPQVVGNAMNVLRKIGACELSEPKLTPLGQHLAALPVNVKIGKMLIFGAIFGCLEPVATLAAVMTEKSPFTTPIGRKDEADLAKSSLALANSDHLTIYQAYLGWKKARHEGGYRAEMTYCRRNFLNRTSLLTLEDVKKELIRVVRAAGFAAPSCHHEGTHSLSLQEMVLLKAVLTAGLYDNVGKIMYTKSVDITEKLACITETAQGKAQVHPSSVNRDLQTYGWLIYQEKIRYAKVYLKETTLISPFPILLFGGDIEVLHRERLLSVDGWIHFQAPVKIAVIFKQLRALIESVLKQKLENPKMSLEDDKILNIIKELIKTENTT; the protein is encoded by the exons ATGATTTCTAGAAGACTTACAGCAAAGAAATTACAG GATGTATACATGGCTTTGCAAGGATTTTCTTTTAAGACTGAAGATATTGAAGAAGCTATGAAAAATACTATTTTGTATGGTGGTGATCTGCATTCTGCACTAGACTGGCTGTGCTTAAACCTTTCTGATG atgCATTGCCTGAAGGTTTCAGTCAGCAGTTTGGGGAAGAACAACAGAAAACTAGAGCAAAATTCCATTCTCCTTTGCCTCGAAGTGAAACTCCCCAGGTACCAAACAATAAAAAGAAGGAAGACGACAATGAAAAAAAG GTAAACACAGGAAAACACAAGGATATCAGCATGAAGGAATGGATCTTGCAGTATGCAGACCAACAGAGTGACGAGGAGAACAGCGAATCTGTGAAAAATTCGGAGGAAGAAAAATTTGATCCG AATGAAAGATATTTACACTTGGCTGGGAAACTTGTGGAAGCAAAAGAACAAGCAAGTTCTTCCAAGCAAGACAAAAACAAGCAAGGACAGAAGGTGGCGCAAGAGAAAATAAGGCGCATTCAACAAG AAATGGCAGGACTGGAAGAACACCCCGTGTTTAATCCTGCAATAAAAGTTACAAACCAACCAAGTGACAAGAAAAAGGTTCCTGTGCCTCTTGAAATGGGTGGTGCATTGAATTTGCGCATGCTTGAAAAGCCTCAAGCTCCTCCTGAGGAACAAAAAG TGAAAAAGAAAGAACCTCAGGATGTGAGGAATTTTGATTATACGGCTCGAAGCTGGACTGGGAAATCTCCCAAACAGTTTTTGATTGACTGGTGCAGAAAACATTATCCCAAGTGCCCAAACCCATCTTTTGAAAAAGTTCCAGCAGGAAGATATTGGAAATGTAG GGTGAGAGTTATCAAGTCGGCTGATGAAACAATGACAGCAATTCCAACAATCCTTACGGAGGACAGCATGCAGGCTCAACACCTGGCTGCTACATTAGCACTTTACCAGTTAACCAAAGGACAG tcagtccatcagtTACTTCCTCCCACATACAGGGAGGTTTGGCTAGAATGGAGTGAcactgaaaagaaaaaggaagaagaaaacaagatgGAAACCAACAAACCCCGTGACCAGTTCATTGCTAAACTGCTAAACAAGCTGAAACAGCAACAGCCCCAGCAGCCCCTGGAAAGCAAGCCCCAAATATTGGAAGATGCAGAAGACTCTTGGGAGAACTTGGTTTCTGAAGAGGACTTTGGTGGTCTCTCTCTCGACAGCCCAGTTACAGATGACCTGGAACCTGCTAGGACcctctttaagaaactgcagaaTACGCCTAGATACCAGAGGCTTTTAAAGGAGAGGGAGCAGTTACCTGTGTTCAGGTACCGACATGCCCTCATAGAGACTCTTAAAAAGCACCGAGTTGTGGTTGTGGCTGGCGAAACAGGCAGTGGCAAAAGCACCCAAGTTCCACATTTTTTGTTGGAGGACTTGCTGCATAACGAGCGAAATCTGAATAAGTGCAATATTGTTTGCACCCAGCCCCGAAGGATCTCAGCAGTGAGTTTGGCAACCAGAGTATGTGAAGAGCTGGGCTGCGAAAGTGGACCTGGAGGAAGA AATTCCATGTGTGGCTATCAAATCCGTATGGAATCCCGAACAGGCGAGGCCACTAGATTGCTTTACTGTACAACAGGAGTTCTTCTTCGAAAGCTGCAAGAAGATGTTCTTCTTTCTAACGTGTCTCATGTTATAGTGGATGAG GTCCACGAAAGAAGTGTTCAATCAGATTTCTTGCTAATTATCCTAAGAGAGATCTTGCACAAGCGTTCAGACCTGCATCTAATTTTGATGAGTGCCACGGTAGACAGTGAGAAATTCTCCAGCTATTTCACTCACTGTCCCATACTAAGAATTTCAGGAAGAAGTTATCCTGTAGAG GTTTTCCATGTTGAAGATGTGATAGAGGAAACTGGTTTTATCCTTGAGAAAGATTCTGAATACTGTCAGAAATttttggaagaagaggaggaaataacaataaatgttactagcaaaggaggaggagttacAAAATACCAG GAACATGTTCCAGTTCAGTCTTCACCAGGTATTGATTTAGGACCTTACTACCAAAAATTTAGCAGTCGAACCCGTCAAGCCATTTTTTATATGAATCCCTACAAGATAAACTTTGACCTCATCTTGGAGTTGCTTGCATTCCTAG ACAGAACTCCCCAGTTCAAAAATGTAGAAGGAGCTGTCTTGATTTTTCTGCCAGGCCTTGCTCATATCCAACAGTTGCATGACCTCATTTCAACTGACAGAAGGTTTAATCTAAGGGAGAG GCACCAGTTAATAGCACTGCATTCTGTTCTGTCCACCCAAGACCAAGCAGCTGCCTTCACGTTGCCCCCATTTGGTGTTAGAAAG aTTGTTTTGGCCACGAATATTGCTGAAACAGGTATTACTATACCTGATGTTGTTTTTGTAATTGACGCTGGAAGGACAAAGGAAAATAG ATACCACGAAAGCAGTCAAATGAGCTCATTGGAAGAGACGTTTGTCAGTAAAGCTAGCGCACTACAACGTCAAGGGAGAGCTGGTCGCGTGAGGGATGGATTTTGCTTCCGAATGTACACCAGAGATAG ATTTGAAAGTTTTGCAGACTACTCTGTTCCAGAAATATTGCGGGTGCCCTTGGAAGAACTGTGCCTTCACATCATG AAATGTAATCTTGGCTCTCCTGAAGAGTTCCTCTCCAAGGCCTTAGACCCACCTCAGCCTCAAGTAGTTGGCAATGCCATGAACGTTCTGCGGAAGATTGGGGCTTGTGAATTAAGTGAGCCAAAACTGACTCCTTTAGGCCAACATCTTGCAGCATTACCAGTCAATGTAAAGATTGGTAAAATGTTGATATTTGGTGCTATTTTTGGCTGCTTGGAACCAGTG GCCACTCTTGCTGCAGTAATGACAGAAAAATCTCCGTTTACTACACCAATTGGAAGAAAAGATGAAGCAGACCTTGCGAAATCATCTCTGGCTTTGGCAAACTCAGACCACTTAACAATTTACCAGGCATATCTGGG ATGGAAGAAAGCTCGTCATGAAGGAGGATACCGTGCTGAAATGACTTACTGCAGGAGAAATTTCCTCAACAGAACTTCGCTATTAACTCTGGAG GATGTTAAAAAAGAGCTAATCAGGGTGGTGCGGGCAGCAGGATTTGCAGCGCCCTCCTGTCACCATGAAGGGACACACTCCCTTTCGCTACAAGAAATGGTCCTCCTTAAAGCTGTGCTGACTGCTGGGCTTTATGACAATGTGGGGAAGATAATGTACACCAAGTCTGTAGATATCACCGAGAAGCTGGCATGCATAACAGAGACTGCTCAGGGTAAAGCCCAAGTGCACCCTTCCTCTGTGAACAGGGACCTGCAAACCTATGGGTGGTTGATATATCAAGAAAAG ATAAGATATGCCAAGGTGTACTTGAAAGAAACCACTTTGATTTCCCCCTTCCCAATTTTACTTTTCGGTGGAGACATAGAAGTATTGCATCGTGAACGGCTTTTGTCTGTTGATGGCTGGATCCATTTTCAG GCTCCTGTCAAAATCGCAGTGATTTTCAAGCAACTGAGAGCACTCATCGAGTCTGTTTTAAAGCAAAAACTTGAAAACCCTAAAATGTCACTTGAAG ATGATAAGATTTTGAACATCATCAAAGAActgataaaaacagaaaacactaCCTGA
- the DHX29 gene encoding ATP-dependent RNA helicase DHX29 isoform X3: MVRVIKSADETMTAIPTILTEDSMQAQHLAATLALYQLTKGQSVHQLLPPTYREVWLEWSDTEKKKEEENKMETNKPRDQFIAKLLNKLKQQQPQQPLESKPQILEDAEDSWENLVSEEDFGGLSLDSPVTDDLEPARTLFKKLQNTPRYQRLLKEREQLPVFRYRHALIETLKKHRVVVVAGETGSGKSTQVPHFLLEDLLHNERNLNKCNIVCTQPRRISAVSLATRVCEELGCESGPGGRNSMCGYQIRMESRTGEATRLLYCTTGVLLRKLQEDVLLSNVSHVIVDEVHERSVQSDFLLIILREILHKRSDLHLILMSATVDSEKFSSYFTHCPILRISGRSYPVEVFHVEDVIEETGFILEKDSEYCQKFLEEEEEITINVTSKGGGVTKYQEHVPVQSSPGIDLGPYYQKFSSRTRQAIFYMNPYKINFDLILELLAFLDRTPQFKNVEGAVLIFLPGLAHIQQLHDLISTDRRFNLRERHQLIALHSVLSTQDQAAAFTLPPFGVRKIVLATNIAETGITIPDVVFVIDAGRTKENRYHESSQMSSLEETFVSKASALQRQGRAGRVRDGFCFRMYTRDRFESFADYSVPEILRVPLEELCLHIMKCNLGSPEEFLSKALDPPQPQVVGNAMNVLRKIGACELSEPKLTPLGQHLAALPVNVKIGKMLIFGAIFGCLEPVATLAAVMTEKSPFTTPIGRKDEADLAKSSLALANSDHLTIYQAYLGWKKARHEGGYRAEMTYCRRNFLNRTSLLTLEDVKKELIRVVRAAGFAAPSCHHEGTHSLSLQEMVLLKAVLTAGLYDNVGKIMYTKSVDITEKLACITETAQGKAQVHPSSVNRDLQTYGWLIYQEKIRYAKVYLKETTLISPFPILLFGGDIEVLHRERLLSVDGWIHFQAPVKIAVIFKQLRALIESVLKQKLENPKMSLEDDKILNIIKELIKTENTT; the protein is encoded by the exons AT GGTGAGAGTTATCAAGTCGGCTGATGAAACAATGACAGCAATTCCAACAATCCTTACGGAGGACAGCATGCAGGCTCAACACCTGGCTGCTACATTAGCACTTTACCAGTTAACCAAAGGACAG tcagtccatcagtTACTTCCTCCCACATACAGGGAGGTTTGGCTAGAATGGAGTGAcactgaaaagaaaaaggaagaagaaaacaagatgGAAACCAACAAACCCCGTGACCAGTTCATTGCTAAACTGCTAAACAAGCTGAAACAGCAACAGCCCCAGCAGCCCCTGGAAAGCAAGCCCCAAATATTGGAAGATGCAGAAGACTCTTGGGAGAACTTGGTTTCTGAAGAGGACTTTGGTGGTCTCTCTCTCGACAGCCCAGTTACAGATGACCTGGAACCTGCTAGGACcctctttaagaaactgcagaaTACGCCTAGATACCAGAGGCTTTTAAAGGAGAGGGAGCAGTTACCTGTGTTCAGGTACCGACATGCCCTCATAGAGACTCTTAAAAAGCACCGAGTTGTGGTTGTGGCTGGCGAAACAGGCAGTGGCAAAAGCACCCAAGTTCCACATTTTTTGTTGGAGGACTTGCTGCATAACGAGCGAAATCTGAATAAGTGCAATATTGTTTGCACCCAGCCCCGAAGGATCTCAGCAGTGAGTTTGGCAACCAGAGTATGTGAAGAGCTGGGCTGCGAAAGTGGACCTGGAGGAAGA AATTCCATGTGTGGCTATCAAATCCGTATGGAATCCCGAACAGGCGAGGCCACTAGATTGCTTTACTGTACAACAGGAGTTCTTCTTCGAAAGCTGCAAGAAGATGTTCTTCTTTCTAACGTGTCTCATGTTATAGTGGATGAG GTCCACGAAAGAAGTGTTCAATCAGATTTCTTGCTAATTATCCTAAGAGAGATCTTGCACAAGCGTTCAGACCTGCATCTAATTTTGATGAGTGCCACGGTAGACAGTGAGAAATTCTCCAGCTATTTCACTCACTGTCCCATACTAAGAATTTCAGGAAGAAGTTATCCTGTAGAG GTTTTCCATGTTGAAGATGTGATAGAGGAAACTGGTTTTATCCTTGAGAAAGATTCTGAATACTGTCAGAAATttttggaagaagaggaggaaataacaataaatgttactagcaaaggaggaggagttacAAAATACCAG GAACATGTTCCAGTTCAGTCTTCACCAGGTATTGATTTAGGACCTTACTACCAAAAATTTAGCAGTCGAACCCGTCAAGCCATTTTTTATATGAATCCCTACAAGATAAACTTTGACCTCATCTTGGAGTTGCTTGCATTCCTAG ACAGAACTCCCCAGTTCAAAAATGTAGAAGGAGCTGTCTTGATTTTTCTGCCAGGCCTTGCTCATATCCAACAGTTGCATGACCTCATTTCAACTGACAGAAGGTTTAATCTAAGGGAGAG GCACCAGTTAATAGCACTGCATTCTGTTCTGTCCACCCAAGACCAAGCAGCTGCCTTCACGTTGCCCCCATTTGGTGTTAGAAAG aTTGTTTTGGCCACGAATATTGCTGAAACAGGTATTACTATACCTGATGTTGTTTTTGTAATTGACGCTGGAAGGACAAAGGAAAATAG ATACCACGAAAGCAGTCAAATGAGCTCATTGGAAGAGACGTTTGTCAGTAAAGCTAGCGCACTACAACGTCAAGGGAGAGCTGGTCGCGTGAGGGATGGATTTTGCTTCCGAATGTACACCAGAGATAG ATTTGAAAGTTTTGCAGACTACTCTGTTCCAGAAATATTGCGGGTGCCCTTGGAAGAACTGTGCCTTCACATCATG AAATGTAATCTTGGCTCTCCTGAAGAGTTCCTCTCCAAGGCCTTAGACCCACCTCAGCCTCAAGTAGTTGGCAATGCCATGAACGTTCTGCGGAAGATTGGGGCTTGTGAATTAAGTGAGCCAAAACTGACTCCTTTAGGCCAACATCTTGCAGCATTACCAGTCAATGTAAAGATTGGTAAAATGTTGATATTTGGTGCTATTTTTGGCTGCTTGGAACCAGTG GCCACTCTTGCTGCAGTAATGACAGAAAAATCTCCGTTTACTACACCAATTGGAAGAAAAGATGAAGCAGACCTTGCGAAATCATCTCTGGCTTTGGCAAACTCAGACCACTTAACAATTTACCAGGCATATCTGGG ATGGAAGAAAGCTCGTCATGAAGGAGGATACCGTGCTGAAATGACTTACTGCAGGAGAAATTTCCTCAACAGAACTTCGCTATTAACTCTGGAG GATGTTAAAAAAGAGCTAATCAGGGTGGTGCGGGCAGCAGGATTTGCAGCGCCCTCCTGTCACCATGAAGGGACACACTCCCTTTCGCTACAAGAAATGGTCCTCCTTAAAGCTGTGCTGACTGCTGGGCTTTATGACAATGTGGGGAAGATAATGTACACCAAGTCTGTAGATATCACCGAGAAGCTGGCATGCATAACAGAGACTGCTCAGGGTAAAGCCCAAGTGCACCCTTCCTCTGTGAACAGGGACCTGCAAACCTATGGGTGGTTGATATATCAAGAAAAG ATAAGATATGCCAAGGTGTACTTGAAAGAAACCACTTTGATTTCCCCCTTCCCAATTTTACTTTTCGGTGGAGACATAGAAGTATTGCATCGTGAACGGCTTTTGTCTGTTGATGGCTGGATCCATTTTCAG GCTCCTGTCAAAATCGCAGTGATTTTCAAGCAACTGAGAGCACTCATCGAGTCTGTTTTAAAGCAAAAACTTGAAAACCCTAAAATGTCACTTGAAG ATGATAAGATTTTGAACATCATCAAAGAActgataaaaacagaaaacactaCCTGA
- the DHX29 gene encoding ATP-dependent RNA helicase DHX29 isoform X1 encodes MGGKNKKHKGGSGAAGAGAVHPAAVAAARAKAVGAGATESGAAGEAAGKRTSAPRPSPAGKDPRLKQGPKTYSFGSSSDSGASANADKSILKVVINSNLEKRIIGVINEHKKQSGEQGMISRRLTAKKLQDVYMALQGFSFKTEDIEEAMKNTILYGGDLHSALDWLCLNLSDDALPEGFSQQFGEEQQKTRAKFHSPLPRSETPQVPNNKKKEDDNEKKVNTGKHKDISMKEWILQYADQQSDEENSESVKNSEEEKFDPNERYLHLAGKLVEAKEQASSSKQDKNKQGQKVAQEKIRRIQQEMAGLEEHPVFNPAIKVTNQPSDKKKVPVPLEMGGALNLRMLEKPQAPPEEQKVKKKEPQDVRNFDYTARSWTGKSPKQFLIDWCRKHYPKCPNPSFEKVPAGRYWKCRVRVIKSADETMTAIPTILTEDSMQAQHLAATLALYQLTKGQSVHQLLPPTYREVWLEWSDTEKKKEEENKMETNKPRDQFIAKLLNKLKQQQPQQPLESKPQILEDAEDSWENLVSEEDFGGLSLDSPVTDDLEPARTLFKKLQNTPRYQRLLKEREQLPVFRYRHALIETLKKHRVVVVAGETGSGKSTQVPHFLLEDLLHNERNLNKCNIVCTQPRRISAVSLATRVCEELGCESGPGGRNSMCGYQIRMESRTGEATRLLYCTTGVLLRKLQEDVLLSNVSHVIVDEVHERSVQSDFLLIILREILHKRSDLHLILMSATVDSEKFSSYFTHCPILRISGRSYPVEVFHVEDVIEETGFILEKDSEYCQKFLEEEEEITINVTSKGGGVTKYQEHVPVQSSPGIDLGPYYQKFSSRTRQAIFYMNPYKINFDLILELLAFLDRTPQFKNVEGAVLIFLPGLAHIQQLHDLISTDRRFNLRERHQLIALHSVLSTQDQAAAFTLPPFGVRKIVLATNIAETGITIPDVVFVIDAGRTKENRYHESSQMSSLEETFVSKASALQRQGRAGRVRDGFCFRMYTRDRFESFADYSVPEILRVPLEELCLHIMKCNLGSPEEFLSKALDPPQPQVVGNAMNVLRKIGACELSEPKLTPLGQHLAALPVNVKIGKMLIFGAIFGCLEPVATLAAVMTEKSPFTTPIGRKDEADLAKSSLALANSDHLTIYQAYLGWKKARHEGGYRAEMTYCRRNFLNRTSLLTLEDVKKELIRVVRAAGFAAPSCHHEGTHSLSLQEMVLLKAVLTAGLYDNVGKIMYTKSVDITEKLACITETAQGKAQVHPSSVNRDLQTYGWLIYQEKIRYAKVYLKETTLISPFPILLFGGDIEVLHRERLLSVDGWIHFQAPVKIAVIFKQLRALIESVLKQKLENPKMSLEDDKILNIIKELIKTENTT; translated from the exons ATGGGCGGCAAGAACAAAAAGCACAAGGGCGGCAGCGGCGCCGCGGGGGCTGGGGCGGTCCATCCCGCCGCGGTAGCCGCAGCCCGGGCCAAAGCGGTGGGCGCCGGCGCGACCGAGTCCGGAGCCGCCGGCGAAGCTGCCGGCAAGAGAACCTCGGCGCCCCGCCCGAGCCCCGCTGGCAAGGACCCGCGCCTGAAGCAAG GTCCAAAAACCTACAGCTTTGGTTCATCATCTGACTCTGGTGCTTCCGCAAATGCAGATAAATCTATTCTTAAG GTAGTGATTAACAGTAACTTGGAAAAAAGAATTATTGGTGTAATCAATGAGCATAAGAAACAAAGCGGTGAACAGGGAATGATTTCTAGAAGACTTACAGCAAAGAAATTACAG GATGTATACATGGCTTTGCAAGGATTTTCTTTTAAGACTGAAGATATTGAAGAAGCTATGAAAAATACTATTTTGTATGGTGGTGATCTGCATTCTGCACTAGACTGGCTGTGCTTAAACCTTTCTGATG atgCATTGCCTGAAGGTTTCAGTCAGCAGTTTGGGGAAGAACAACAGAAAACTAGAGCAAAATTCCATTCTCCTTTGCCTCGAAGTGAAACTCCCCAGGTACCAAACAATAAAAAGAAGGAAGACGACAATGAAAAAAAG GTAAACACAGGAAAACACAAGGATATCAGCATGAAGGAATGGATCTTGCAGTATGCAGACCAACAGAGTGACGAGGAGAACAGCGAATCTGTGAAAAATTCGGAGGAAGAAAAATTTGATCCG AATGAAAGATATTTACACTTGGCTGGGAAACTTGTGGAAGCAAAAGAACAAGCAAGTTCTTCCAAGCAAGACAAAAACAAGCAAGGACAGAAGGTGGCGCAAGAGAAAATAAGGCGCATTCAACAAG AAATGGCAGGACTGGAAGAACACCCCGTGTTTAATCCTGCAATAAAAGTTACAAACCAACCAAGTGACAAGAAAAAGGTTCCTGTGCCTCTTGAAATGGGTGGTGCATTGAATTTGCGCATGCTTGAAAAGCCTCAAGCTCCTCCTGAGGAACAAAAAG TGAAAAAGAAAGAACCTCAGGATGTGAGGAATTTTGATTATACGGCTCGAAGCTGGACTGGGAAATCTCCCAAACAGTTTTTGATTGACTGGTGCAGAAAACATTATCCCAAGTGCCCAAACCCATCTTTTGAAAAAGTTCCAGCAGGAAGATATTGGAAATGTAG GGTGAGAGTTATCAAGTCGGCTGATGAAACAATGACAGCAATTCCAACAATCCTTACGGAGGACAGCATGCAGGCTCAACACCTGGCTGCTACATTAGCACTTTACCAGTTAACCAAAGGACAG tcagtccatcagtTACTTCCTCCCACATACAGGGAGGTTTGGCTAGAATGGAGTGAcactgaaaagaaaaaggaagaagaaaacaagatgGAAACCAACAAACCCCGTGACCAGTTCATTGCTAAACTGCTAAACAAGCTGAAACAGCAACAGCCCCAGCAGCCCCTGGAAAGCAAGCCCCAAATATTGGAAGATGCAGAAGACTCTTGGGAGAACTTGGTTTCTGAAGAGGACTTTGGTGGTCTCTCTCTCGACAGCCCAGTTACAGATGACCTGGAACCTGCTAGGACcctctttaagaaactgcagaaTACGCCTAGATACCAGAGGCTTTTAAAGGAGAGGGAGCAGTTACCTGTGTTCAGGTACCGACATGCCCTCATAGAGACTCTTAAAAAGCACCGAGTTGTGGTTGTGGCTGGCGAAACAGGCAGTGGCAAAAGCACCCAAGTTCCACATTTTTTGTTGGAGGACTTGCTGCATAACGAGCGAAATCTGAATAAGTGCAATATTGTTTGCACCCAGCCCCGAAGGATCTCAGCAGTGAGTTTGGCAACCAGAGTATGTGAAGAGCTGGGCTGCGAAAGTGGACCTGGAGGAAGA AATTCCATGTGTGGCTATCAAATCCGTATGGAATCCCGAACAGGCGAGGCCACTAGATTGCTTTACTGTACAACAGGAGTTCTTCTTCGAAAGCTGCAAGAAGATGTTCTTCTTTCTAACGTGTCTCATGTTATAGTGGATGAG GTCCACGAAAGAAGTGTTCAATCAGATTTCTTGCTAATTATCCTAAGAGAGATCTTGCACAAGCGTTCAGACCTGCATCTAATTTTGATGAGTGCCACGGTAGACAGTGAGAAATTCTCCAGCTATTTCACTCACTGTCCCATACTAAGAATTTCAGGAAGAAGTTATCCTGTAGAG GTTTTCCATGTTGAAGATGTGATAGAGGAAACTGGTTTTATCCTTGAGAAAGATTCTGAATACTGTCAGAAATttttggaagaagaggaggaaataacaataaatgttactagcaaaggaggaggagttacAAAATACCAG GAACATGTTCCAGTTCAGTCTTCACCAGGTATTGATTTAGGACCTTACTACCAAAAATTTAGCAGTCGAACCCGTCAAGCCATTTTTTATATGAATCCCTACAAGATAAACTTTGACCTCATCTTGGAGTTGCTTGCATTCCTAG ACAGAACTCCCCAGTTCAAAAATGTAGAAGGAGCTGTCTTGATTTTTCTGCCAGGCCTTGCTCATATCCAACAGTTGCATGACCTCATTTCAACTGACAGAAGGTTTAATCTAAGGGAGAG GCACCAGTTAATAGCACTGCATTCTGTTCTGTCCACCCAAGACCAAGCAGCTGCCTTCACGTTGCCCCCATTTGGTGTTAGAAAG aTTGTTTTGGCCACGAATATTGCTGAAACAGGTATTACTATACCTGATGTTGTTTTTGTAATTGACGCTGGAAGGACAAAGGAAAATAG ATACCACGAAAGCAGTCAAATGAGCTCATTGGAAGAGACGTTTGTCAGTAAAGCTAGCGCACTACAACGTCAAGGGAGAGCTGGTCGCGTGAGGGATGGATTTTGCTTCCGAATGTACACCAGAGATAG ATTTGAAAGTTTTGCAGACTACTCTGTTCCAGAAATATTGCGGGTGCCCTTGGAAGAACTGTGCCTTCACATCATG AAATGTAATCTTGGCTCTCCTGAAGAGTTCCTCTCCAAGGCCTTAGACCCACCTCAGCCTCAAGTAGTTGGCAATGCCATGAACGTTCTGCGGAAGATTGGGGCTTGTGAATTAAGTGAGCCAAAACTGACTCCTTTAGGCCAACATCTTGCAGCATTACCAGTCAATGTAAAGATTGGTAAAATGTTGATATTTGGTGCTATTTTTGGCTGCTTGGAACCAGTG GCCACTCTTGCTGCAGTAATGACAGAAAAATCTCCGTTTACTACACCAATTGGAAGAAAAGATGAAGCAGACCTTGCGAAATCATCTCTGGCTTTGGCAAACTCAGACCACTTAACAATTTACCAGGCATATCTGGG ATGGAAGAAAGCTCGTCATGAAGGAGGATACCGTGCTGAAATGACTTACTGCAGGAGAAATTTCCTCAACAGAACTTCGCTATTAACTCTGGAG GATGTTAAAAAAGAGCTAATCAGGGTGGTGCGGGCAGCAGGATTTGCAGCGCCCTCCTGTCACCATGAAGGGACACACTCCCTTTCGCTACAAGAAATGGTCCTCCTTAAAGCTGTGCTGACTGCTGGGCTTTATGACAATGTGGGGAAGATAATGTACACCAAGTCTGTAGATATCACCGAGAAGCTGGCATGCATAACAGAGACTGCTCAGGGTAAAGCCCAAGTGCACCCTTCCTCTGTGAACAGGGACCTGCAAACCTATGGGTGGTTGATATATCAAGAAAAG ATAAGATATGCCAAGGTGTACTTGAAAGAAACCACTTTGATTTCCCCCTTCCCAATTTTACTTTTCGGTGGAGACATAGAAGTATTGCATCGTGAACGGCTTTTGTCTGTTGATGGCTGGATCCATTTTCAG GCTCCTGTCAAAATCGCAGTGATTTTCAAGCAACTGAGAGCACTCATCGAGTCTGTTTTAAAGCAAAAACTTGAAAACCCTAAAATGTCACTTGAAG ATGATAAGATTTTGAACATCATCAAAGAActgataaaaacagaaaacactaCCTGA